In the Quercus lobata isolate SW786 chromosome 5, ValleyOak3.0 Primary Assembly, whole genome shotgun sequence genome, one interval contains:
- the LOC115990445 gene encoding uncharacterized protein LOC115990445, with amino-acid sequence MTSPWPFFTWGIDIIGKIHPTVSNNHEFILVAIDYFIKWVEAASYKILNSKKVAQFIQTDIICRYEVLHEIISNNGLHFKVETEKLLRQFNIRHHKSSPYRPQTNGAVKATNKNIRRILKKSIKNYKDWYLQLPYTRSGETQDRRQKNGEGVS; translated from the coding sequence ATGACATCACCTTGGCCATTCTTTACATGGGGAATAGACATTATTGGGAAGATTCACCCAACAGTATCCAACAACCATGAATTTATACTTGTAGCCATTGACTACTTTATTAAATGGGTAGAAGCTGCTTCATACAAAATCTTGAATTCAAAGAAAGTTGCTCAATTCATTCAGACCGATATCATCTGTAGATACGAGGTACTGCATGAAATTATCTCAAACAATGGGTTGCACTTCAAAGTAGAAACTGAGAAGCTACTACGACAGTTCAATATTCGACACCACAAGTCTTCACCTTACCGCCCTCAAACCAATGGAGCAGTTAAGGCTACTAATAAAAACATAAGGCGAATCTTGAAGAAGAGCATAAAGAACTACAAGGACTGGTACCTACAGTTACCCTATACAAGAAGTGGGGAGACTCAAGATAGAAGACAGAAAAATGGCGAAGGAGTCTCGTAA